The following proteins are co-located in the Tachysurus vachellii isolate PV-2020 chromosome 17, HZAU_Pvac_v1, whole genome shotgun sequence genome:
- the stx5al gene encoding syntaxin 5A, like: MNTRRRHNPRSIQDGVYTGPSQTQTQLIQSLETPLSVPLPFAPPVDPISMSCRDRTTEFQSVCKSLQGRQNGAQGIKPVHNTIKQRSDFMLMAKRIGRDLSNTFAKLEKLTILAKRKSLFDDKPVEIDELTYIVKQDINSLNKQIAQLQELVRSRNGQNSRHLQTHSNTIVVSLQSKLASMSSDFKSVLEVRTENLKQQRSRQEQFSQSPASTSSFHNSSFTDNSVLMQDNSKKADISIDMDLRSSQQMLLLNEKDSFIEERANTMQNIETTIVELGSIFQQLAHMVKEQEETVHRIDSNVEDTQLNVDLAHSEILKYFQSVSNNRWLLIKIFLILIIFFFIFVVFLA, from the exons ATGAATACTCGCCGGCGCCACAATCCTAGGAGCATCCAGGACGGGGTTTACACTGGGCCTTCACAGACCCAGACCCAGCTGATCCagtcactggagactcctctGTCTGTACCTCTTCCTTTTGCCCCTCCTGTAGACCCCATCAGCATGTCCTGCCGGGACCGCACCACTGAGTTTCAGTCTGTGTGCAAGTCACTGCAGGGGAGACAG AATGGAGCACAGGGCATTAAACCAGTCCACAACACTATCAAGCAGAGGAGTGACTTCATGCTCATGGCCAA GAGAATTGGCAGGGACCTAAGCAACACCTTTGCAAAGTTGGAAAAGCTCACAATAT TGGCCAAAAGGAAATCCCTTTTTGATGATAAACCAGTGGAGATTGACGAGTTGACATATATTGTGAAACAG GATATTAACAGCCTAAACAAACAGATAGCACAACTCCAGGAGCTTGTCCGATCCAGAAATGGCCAAAACAGCAGACATCTTCAAACACATTCCAATACTATTGTTGTATCGCTGCAG TCAAAATTGGCATCAATGTCAAGCGACTTCAAGTCAGTTCTGGAAGTGAGAACAGAG AACTTGAAGCAACAGCGAAGCAGGCAAGAGCAGTTCTCTCAGTCGCCAGCCTCTACATCCTCCTTCCATAACTCCAGCTTTA CTGACAATTCAGTGTTGATGCAGGATAATTCCAAAAAAGCAGATATCTCCATAGACATGGATCTCCGTTCCAGCCAGCAGATGCTACTCCTTAATGAGAAG GACTCTTTTATTGAGGAACGAGCAAACACCATGCAGAACATAGAGACTACTATCGTAGAACTGGGATCTATATTCCAGCAGTTGGCCCACATGGTGAAGGAACAGGAAGAGACGGTTCACAG GATTGACTCTAACGTAGAAGACACTCAGCTCAATGTGGACTTGGCTCATTCGGAAATCCTCAAGTACTTTCAGTCCGTCTCCAACAACCGCTGGTTGCTCATCAAAATCTTCCTCATTctcatcattttcttcttcatctttgtTGTCTTCTTGGCCTGA
- the LOC132860413 gene encoding protein RD3 has translation MQGLKMFPWSATFSLEPQRLNQRSPAEMVTHTLMQELGSLLKHTEHFCQVRAAEIRRRNSCVDYSWLAATPQKPSYEIMPGELLELQELCLKIPPSQCGPIILRVRKLVRELEPEVTEVPQLFRLVLCDCLDEQHEDLTFRERSLRARAIFWSQHRSKSAFSIGLSSHQFLKKHWSRGSAGKNIETLCKEDEAWDKDEENGTVVPLRRKVRSMPDFSSTEESTQT, from the exons ATGCAGGGTTTAAAG ATGTTTCCATGGTCAGCAACATTTAGTCTGGAACCCCAGCGTCTTAATCAGCGCTCGCCTGCGGAGATGGTGACCCATACACTCATGCAAGAGCTAGGCTCTTTGCTGAAGCACACCGAGCATTTCTGTCAGGTGAGGGCAGCCGAGATTCGCAGACGCAACTCCTGTGTGGACTACAGCTGGCTGGCAGCGACCCCGCAGAAGCCGTCATATGAGATCATGCCTGGAGAGCTTCTAGAGCTTCAGGAACTTTGTTTAAAGATCCCTCCCTCTCAGTGTGGCCCTATCATTCTCAG AGTAAGGAAACTGGTGAGAGAGTTGGAACCAGAGGTGACAGAGGTGCCGCAACTCTTCCGCCTGGTGCTGTGCGACTGTCTGGATGAGCAGCATGAAGACTTAACATTCAGGGAAAGATCTCTGCGGGCTCGAGCAATTTTCTGGAGCCAACATCGTAGTAAGAGCGCATTCTCTATTGGCCTGTCCTCACACCAGTTCCTCAAAAAACACTGGAGCAGAGGATCAGCAGGGAAGAACATAGAAACGCTGTGTAAGGAGGATGAAGCCTGGGACAAGGATGAAGAAAACGGAACGGTGGTCCCACTGCGCCGGAAAGTCAGGAGCATGCCTGATTTTAGTTCCACAGAAGAGAGTACACAAACCTGA